In Methanocaldococcus lauensis, a single genomic region encodes these proteins:
- a CDS encoding peroxiredoxin — MCEGKMPVIGEKFPEVEVKTTHGTIKLPDYYVEKGKWFVLFSHPADFTPVCTTEFVGFQKRYDEFRKLNTELIGLSIDQVFSHLKWTEWIKEKLNVEIEFPIIADDRGELAEKLGMISPYKGDNTVRAVFVVDNKGIIRAIIYYPQEVGRNLDEIVRLVKALQVSDEKGVAMPANWPENDIIGDKVIIPPASSLEEIKKRKEACEKGEIECLDWWFCYKKLD, encoded by the coding sequence ATGTGTGAAGGAAAAATGCCAGTTATTGGAGAGAAATTTCCAGAAGTAGAAGTTAAAACCACTCATGGAACTATTAAATTACCAGATTATTATGTAGAAAAAGGTAAATGGTTTGTATTATTTAGCCATCCCGCTGATTTTACCCCAGTTTGTACAACTGAATTCGTTGGGTTTCAAAAAAGATATGATGAATTTAGAAAATTAAATACTGAATTAATTGGTTTAAGTATCGACCAAGTATTCAGCCACTTAAAATGGACTGAGTGGATTAAAGAAAAATTAAATGTAGAAATTGAATTCCCAATAATTGCTGATGATAGAGGGGAATTAGCAGAGAAATTAGGAATGATAAGTCCATACAAAGGAGATAACACAGTTAGAGCAGTTTTTGTCGTAGATAACAAAGGAATTATTAGAGCTATAATTTACTATCCACAAGAAGTTGGTAGAAACTTAGATGAAATCGTAAGGTTAGTTAAAGCATTACAAGTTTCTGACGAAAAAGGAGTAGCAATGCCTGCAAACTGGCCAGAAAACGACATAATTGGAGATAAAGTAATAATTCCACCGGCATCATCATTAGAAGAAATTAAGAAAAGAAAAGAGGCCTGTGAAAAAGGAGAAATTGAATGCTTAGATTGGTGGTTCTGCTATAAAAAGTTAGATTAA
- a CDS encoding rubredoxin, protein MVELKIACKLDGTCEKPKYRKYRCRVCGWVYDPLKGDPSQNIPPKTPFEELPDDWVCPVCRGKVGKEYFEPLDEWVEFD, encoded by the coding sequence ATGGTAGAACTTAAAATTGCCTGTAAATTAGATGGTACTTGTGAAAAACCAAAATATAGAAAATATAGATGTAGAGTTTGTGGATGGGTATATGATCCATTAAAAGGAGATCCTTCTCAAAACATACCACCAAAGACCCCATTTGAAGAACTTCCAGACGATTGGGTTTGTCCAGTTTGCAGAGGAAAAGTAGGTAAAGAATACTTTGAACCATTAGATGAATGGGTAGAATTCGATTAA
- the rbr gene encoding rubrerythrin — MKQTLINLIKAYIGESLARNRYTCYAKIAKNEGYEIISDIFLLTAENEREHAKWLYYLITELKMKYNINENSIKVDNVEVPIVLGNTAENLKASIEGEHYEYTEMYPKFAEIAEKEGLKDIAERLRAIAIAEKHHEERFKKLLKELENGTLYKKNENVEWVCKKCGYVHVGNEPPEECPSCSHPRKYFMVKCEKY; from the coding sequence ATGAAACAAACTTTAATAAACTTAATAAAGGCATATATTGGAGAGAGTTTAGCAAGGAATAGATATACCTGCTATGCAAAAATTGCAAAAAATGAAGGTTATGAAATTATATCTGATATATTTTTATTAACTGCTGAAAATGAGAGAGAACATGCTAAATGGCTATATTACCTAATAACTGAATTGAAAATGAAATATAACATTAATGAAAATTCAATAAAAGTTGATAATGTAGAAGTTCCTATTGTTTTAGGTAATACTGCTGAAAATCTAAAGGCTTCAATTGAAGGAGAACATTATGAATATACAGAAATGTATCCAAAGTTTGCAGAAATCGCAGAAAAAGAGGGATTAAAAGATATTGCTGAAAGATTGAGAGCAATTGCAATAGCAGAAAAGCATCACGAAGAGAGATTTAAAAAATTGTTAAAAGAACTTGAAAACGGAACATTATATAAGAAAAATGAAAATGTAGAATGGGTTTGTAAAAAATGCGGCTATGTTCATGTAGGAAATGAACCACCAGAAGAATGTCCTTCATGTTCTCATCCAAGAAAATACTTTATGGTTAAATGCGAAAAATATTAA
- a CDS encoding DsrE family protein, which produces MKVAFLIFSYLHKNSPNIPVMFHTLLFANELKEKGDVVKIILEGEGVLWAKDLLSENHPLKNHFEKLKDDFVVCEACASMFNIKNEIEGKLKLENDLFGHISLKKYLDEGYQIIEL; this is translated from the coding sequence ATGAAAGTTGCATTTTTAATTTTCTCATATTTACATAAAAACAGTCCAAACATTCCAGTAATGTTTCATACATTGTTATTTGCAAATGAGTTAAAAGAAAAAGGAGATGTAGTGAAGATTATATTAGAAGGAGAAGGGGTTTTATGGGCAAAGGATTTATTAAGTGAGAACCATCCATTGAAAAATCACTTTGAAAAATTAAAAGATGACTTTGTAGTTTGTGAAGCATGTGCAAGTATGTTTAACATTAAAAATGAAATTGAAGGAAAATTAAAGTTAGAAAATGATCTATTTGGACATATAAGTTTAAAGAAATATTTAGATGAAGGTTATCAAATCATTGAACTTTAA
- a CDS encoding FprA family A-type flavoprotein: protein MVLEIKKDIFWVGVIDWEVRDFHGYITQDGSTYNSYLIKDNKNVLIDTAKSYMFDELIEGINKVINPKEIDYVVVNHVEPDHSGCVDKIVKLSGATVITNEKGKEHLSLYYDTEGWDFIIVDTGDEINIGNRTLKFIKTPMLHWPDNMLTYCIEDKILFSNDAFGQHIATSERFDYEVGDIIFEYAKEYFANILMPYKMLIPNAINSLKDLDIELICPSHGVIWKEMKDKIIKKYIDWASDKVENKAVIVYDTMYNSTKMMAHAIANGLMERGVNVKVYRILETPMNTIIREMVDAKYILIGSPTLNQNILPNIAKFLAYMEGLRITNKIGVAFGSYGWMEMATEKIKDVFKKLNYKIIEDDCLKVRFAPKKEDLKKCYEFGKKLAEEDL, encoded by the coding sequence ATGGTATTAGAAATTAAAAAAGATATATTTTGGGTTGGAGTAATTGATTGGGAAGTCAGAGATTTTCATGGATATATAACGCAGGATGGTTCTACATATAATTCATATTTAATAAAAGATAATAAAAATGTTTTAATAGATACTGCAAAAAGTTATATGTTTGATGAACTAATTGAAGGAATTAACAAAGTCATTAATCCTAAGGAAATTGACTATGTCGTTGTAAATCATGTGGAACCTGACCATAGCGGTTGTGTAGATAAGATTGTTAAACTCAGTGGAGCAACAGTAATTACGAATGAGAAGGGAAAGGAACATTTATCTTTATATTATGATACAGAAGGATGGGACTTTATTATTGTAGATACTGGAGATGAAATAAATATTGGAAACAGAACCTTAAAGTTTATAAAAACTCCAATGCTCCACTGGCCAGACAATATGCTAACATACTGTATAGAAGATAAAATTTTATTCTCTAATGATGCATTTGGGCAACATATTGCAACATCTGAAAGATTTGATTATGAAGTTGGAGACATAATTTTTGAATATGCAAAAGAGTACTTTGCAAATATATTAATGCCTTATAAAATGTTAATTCCTAATGCAATAAACTCCTTAAAAGATTTGGATATAGAACTTATCTGTCCTTCTCATGGAGTTATATGGAAAGAGATGAAAGATAAGATTATAAAAAAATATATTGATTGGGCAAGTGATAAAGTAGAAAATAAGGCTGTTATTGTTTATGACACAATGTATAATTCCACAAAGATGATGGCACATGCAATAGCCAACGGTTTGATGGAAAGGGGTGTAAATGTAAAAGTATATAGAATCTTAGAAACTCCTATGAATACAATTATCAGAGAGATGGTCGACGCTAAATATATACTCATTGGCTCTCCAACTCTAAATCAAAATATCCTGCCAAACATTGCTAAATTTTTAGCATATATGGAGGGATTAAGAATCACAAATAAAATAGGAGTTGCATTTGGTTCTTATGGATGGATGGAGATGGCTACTGAAAAAATAAAAGATGTTTTCAAAAAATTAAATTACAAGATAATTGAGGATGATTGTTTAAAAGTAAGATTTGCTCCAAAAAAAGAAGATTTAAAGAAATGTTATGAATTTGGTAAAAAATTGGCAGAAGAAGATTTATAA
- a CDS encoding flavodoxin family protein — MKVFGISGSPRLQGTHFAVNYALQYLKDKGVDVRYFSVHKKKINFCIHCDYCIKKKEGCIHKDDMEEVYKNLIWADGVIIGTPVYQGNVTGQLKTLMDRCRAILAKDPKILRGKIGMGIAIGGDRNGGQEIALRTIHDFFIINEMIPVGGGSFGANLGATFWSKDKGKKGIEEDEEGLRVLRKTLKRFYDVLKEKVEG, encoded by the coding sequence ATGAAGGTTTTTGGAATCAGTGGAAGTCCAAGATTACAAGGAACTCATTTTGCAGTAAATTATGCCCTACAATATTTAAAAGATAAGGGAGTAGATGTTAGATACTTCTCTGTTCATAAAAAGAAAATAAATTTTTGCATTCATTGTGACTATTGTATAAAAAAGAAAGAAGGATGTATTCATAAGGATGATATGGAAGAGGTTTATAAAAACCTTATCTGGGCTGATGGGGTTATAATAGGAACTCCAGTTTATCAAGGAAATGTAACAGGGCAGTTAAAGACACTAATGGATAGATGCAGGGCTATCTTAGCTAAAGACCCTAAGATACTGAGAGGAAAAATTGGAATGGGTATTGCTATTGGTGGAGATAGAAACGGAGGACAAGAGATTGCTTTAAGAACAATACACGACTTTTTTATAATAAATGAGATGATTCCTGTGGGAGGGGGCTCTTTTGGTGCAAACTTAGGAGCTACATTTTGGTCTAAGGACAAAGGAAAAAAAGGAATTGAAGAAGATGAGGAAGGATTGAGAGTTTTAAGAAAAACACTTAAAAGATTCTATGATGTTTTAAAGGAAAAAGTAGAAGGATAA
- the afpA gene encoding archaeoflavoprotein AfpA, whose amino-acid sequence MLRIAWGITGCGDKLPEVVEIMRELKNKYNLDVDVYLSKNAKIVVKWYKLWQVLEDEFYDLRVEVNANAPFLVGKLQTGKYDLFLVAPATANTTAKIAYGIADTLITNSVAQAMKARVPVYIYPPDNKKGEIETILPGNKKLTLYIRDVDVENVERIRRMEGIEVLYKPEDIEKVILKHIEMKKQKVEK is encoded by the coding sequence ATGTTAAGAATTGCTTGGGGAATTACTGGATGCGGAGATAAACTGCCAGAAGTTGTTGAAATAATGAGAGAATTAAAAAATAAATATAATTTAGATGTAGATGTTTATTTATCAAAAAATGCAAAGATTGTTGTAAAGTGGTATAAACTTTGGCAAGTTTTAGAGGATGAATTCTATGATTTAAGAGTTGAAGTCAATGCTAATGCTCCATTTTTAGTAGGTAAATTGCAAACTGGAAAATACGATTTATTTTTAGTAGCTCCTGCAACAGCAAACACAACTGCAAAAATTGCCTATGGAATTGCAGACACTTTAATAACTAACTCAGTGGCACAAGCAATGAAGGCAAGAGTCCCTGTCTATATATATCCACCAGACAATAAAAAAGGGGAAATAGAGACAATACTCCCGGGAAATAAAAAATTAACATTATACATAAGAGATGTAGATGTTGAAAATGTTGAGAGAATTAGAAGAATGGAAGGAATTGAAGTTCTATATAAGCCAGAGGATATAGAGAAGGTTATTTTAAAGCACATAGAAATGAAAAAACAGAAAGTAGAAAAATAA
- the cooS gene encoding anaerobic carbon-monoxide dehydrogenase catalytic subunit encodes MKNCIAAIPEIKEMVEKAKLKGIETPHTRFPNQFPKCPYGLKGVYCILCANGPCRITEKTPYGVCGATADVIVARNLCRAVAAGTSCYVHCAENAARALLSAGKGEGSYEIRNEKKLRFLAKKLGFDANKDAKMLAVEIAEFILDDMYKPRWEKSELVPKLCPEKRLEVFKKLDILPGGAKGEIVDALTKTSTNLNSNPMDLLVHCLRLGLHAGFTGLLMTCWLNDILFGSPKITVVENGFSSVKPNNVNIMITGHQHALIQPLCEAAMDEELIKMAKEAGADSIKIIGATCNGQDMETRIAHLPESFVGYIANNFTTEPLVATGLIDAVVSEFNCTFHGLKFVAEKTKTKLICIDDMAYIEGAEYIPWEPENAYEKAKEIIKKAIEAFKERKNIQKDYYDEKVKSVVGVGEESLVEFLGGSVKPLIDLIANGKIKGVVGVVGCSNLASGGHDNIIVTLTKELIKRDILVLAGGCVNSPLKHAGLFNPESAELAGDNLKEVCKSLGIPPVLNFGACLSIARIEQVAVAIAEELGVDIPDLPVAASAPQWLEEQALADATYAIDMGFTVHVSPVPFVTGSELVTKVLTCDVESLTGGRLIPEPNPYKAAEILESVIMEKRKKLGI; translated from the coding sequence ATGAAAAATTGCATTGCCGCAATTCCAGAAATTAAGGAGATGGTTGAAAAGGCAAAGTTAAAAGGGATAGAAACTCCTCACACAAGATTCCCAAATCAATTCCCAAAATGTCCTTATGGATTAAAGGGGGTTTACTGTATATTATGTGCTAACGGACCTTGTAGAATAACTGAAAAAACTCCTTATGGGGTTTGTGGAGCAACAGCAGATGTCATTGTAGCAAGAAACCTATGTAGAGCAGTTGCCGCTGGAACTTCTTGTTATGTCCACTGTGCTGAAAATGCCGCAAGAGCATTATTATCTGCTGGAAAAGGAGAAGGTTCTTATGAAATAAGAAATGAGAAAAAATTAAGATTCTTAGCAAAAAAACTTGGCTTTGATGCAAATAAAGATGCTAAGATGTTGGCTGTTGAAATTGCAGAGTTCATATTAGATGATATGTATAAACCAAGATGGGAAAAGAGTGAATTAGTCCCTAAATTATGTCCAGAAAAGAGATTAGAAGTATTTAAAAAGTTAGATATCCTTCCAGGAGGAGCAAAAGGAGAGATTGTTGATGCATTAACAAAGACTTCAACAAACTTAAACAGCAATCCAATGGATTTGTTGGTTCATTGCCTTAGATTAGGATTGCATGCTGGATTTACAGGGCTTTTAATGACATGTTGGTTAAATGACATATTATTTGGATCTCCAAAAATCACAGTTGTAGAAAATGGTTTCAGTTCAGTCAAACCAAACAATGTAAATATAATGATAACAGGACACCAGCATGCATTAATTCAGCCATTATGTGAGGCGGCAATGGATGAGGAATTAATAAAAATGGCAAAAGAAGCTGGAGCTGATAGTATAAAAATTATTGGGGCAACATGTAATGGGCAAGATATGGAGACAAGAATAGCCCATTTACCAGAGAGTTTTGTTGGTTACATAGCAAACAACTTTACAACAGAGCCATTGGTTGCTACTGGATTAATTGATGCTGTTGTTTCAGAATTTAACTGTACATTCCACGGCTTAAAGTTTGTTGCTGAAAAAACCAAAACAAAATTAATCTGTATTGATGATATGGCTTACATTGAAGGAGCTGAATATATCCCATGGGAGCCAGAAAATGCTTATGAAAAGGCAAAAGAAATCATTAAAAAGGCAATTGAAGCATTTAAAGAAAGAAAGAATATACAGAAGGATTACTACGATGAAAAAGTTAAATCAGTTGTTGGTGTTGGAGAAGAATCATTAGTTGAATTCTTAGGAGGTAGTGTAAAGCCATTAATTGATTTAATTGCTAATGGAAAGATTAAAGGAGTTGTTGGAGTTGTTGGATGCTCTAACTTAGCAAGTGGAGGACATGACAATATAATTGTTACATTAACAAAAGAGCTCATCAAGAGAGATATCTTAGTCTTAGCAGGTGGTTGTGTAAATAGCCCATTAAAACACGCTGGCTTATTTAACCCAGAAAGTGCTGAATTGGCAGGAGATAACTTAAAAGAAGTTTGTAAATCATTAGGAATTCCTCCAGTATTAAACTTTGGAGCATGTTTGAGTATTGCAAGAATTGAGCAAGTTGCTGTTGCAATTGCTGAAGAGTTAGGAGTTGATATTCCAGATTTACCAGTTGCAGCTTCAGCACCTCAGTGGTTAGAAGAGCAGGCATTGGCAGATGCAACCTATGCAATAGATATGGGTTTCACCGTCCATGTTTCACCAGTTCCATTCGTAACTGGCAGTGAATTGGTAACAAAAGTTTTAACATGCGATGTTGAGAGCTTAACAGGAGGAAGATTAATTCCAGAGCCAAACCCATACAAAGCCGCTGAGATATTAGAAAGTGTAATTATGGAGAAAAGGAAAAAACTCGGAATTTAA
- a CDS encoding nickel-dependent hydrogenase large subunit, with protein sequence MKIRGFETSMMGRDIDFIVPSMTRLCYLNEISHALAGVTAVEKAYNITVPNEGQYLRDIARLGEIIEVDAIKLSEFINTKKLEDIGNEIKSILGKKGKYLAVGGVLQNISDKRKEKLLKLANEGLNLVDKEFINLVEERKKKISLPDVELIDAYNFDINKVETNGYPKIALYDGKVVYSGALSRMYNKGLIKSKNLWDVLSARVIEIEHSLMEIKNLLNKLKLTYPYMEPIIKDGKAIGEAVIEGGEGIVYHRVELIGREILDYTILTSENFNKAVLDSVDNDEGKRIIQLCERCYYL encoded by the coding sequence ATGAAAATAAGGGGATTTGAAACTTCAATGATGGGAAGGGATATAGATTTTATTGTCCCAAGTATGACAAGGTTATGCTATTTAAATGAAATATCTCATGCCTTGGCAGGAGTTACTGCTGTTGAGAAGGCATATAATATAACAGTTCCTAATGAAGGGCAGTATTTGAGAGACATCGCAAGATTGGGAGAAATTATTGAAGTTGATGCAATAAAGTTAAGTGAATTTATAAATACAAAGAAATTGGAAGATATTGGAAATGAAATAAAGTCAATCTTAGGAAAAAAAGGTAAATATTTGGCAGTTGGTGGAGTTTTACAAAATATAAGTGATAAAAGAAAAGAAAAATTATTAAAATTAGCTAATGAAGGTTTAAATTTAGTAGATAAAGAATTTATAAACTTAGTTGAAGAAAGAAAGAAGAAAATCTCTCTCCCAGATGTTGAATTAATCGATGCCTATAACTTTGACATAAATAAGGTAGAAACTAATGGATACCCAAAAATAGCCCTATATGACGGTAAAGTTGTCTATAGTGGAGCATTATCAAGAATGTATAACAAAGGATTAATAAAATCAAAAAATCTTTGGGATGTTCTCTCTGCAAGAGTTATTGAAATAGAACACTCTTTAATGGAAATTAAAAACCTATTAAATAAATTAAAATTAACTTATCCATATATGGAGCCAATTATAAAGGATGGTAAGGCCATTGGAGAGGCAGTTATAGAAGGAGGAGAGGGAATAGTATATCATAGAGTTGAGTTAATTGGAAGAGAAATTTTAGATTACACAATATTAACGAGTGAGAATTTCAACAAGGCAGTATTAGACAGTGTAGATAACGATGAAGGTAAAAGGATAATCCAACTCTGTGAAAGATGCTATTACTTATAA
- a CDS encoding NADH-quinone oxidoreductase subunit B family protein produces the protein MVGCGYCGKIIKSIEKKYYDKLKEKKIALVGGAVNLDDKEEVEKIKEIRKNSDILIAVGSCAVSGGFQRMLIGLENGFPQRFVRIGDVVKVDYAIIGCPPDEEEVEKVVEAVLNKDKEIVDSYLILKPYEIIAGKPIIDAYMKVNEVLLTSNKELCLGCDDAPINYEFCTGCGTCVAKCPANALTIDEKPKVNISKCIKCGTCFFNCIRVKEALPSEAR, from the coding sequence ATGGTAGGTTGTGGGTATTGTGGAAAAATTATCAAAAGTATTGAAAAAAAATATTATGACAAATTAAAAGAAAAAAAGATTGCATTAGTTGGAGGGGCTGTTAATTTAGACGATAAAGAGGAAGTAGAAAAAATAAAAGAAATTAGAAAAAATTCAGATATATTAATAGCTGTTGGAAGTTGTGCTGTAAGTGGTGGCTTCCAAAGAATGCTAATTGGCTTAGAAAATGGATTTCCTCAGAGATTTGTAAGAATTGGGGATGTTGTTAAAGTAGATTACGCAATAATAGGATGTCCTCCAGATGAAGAAGAGGTTGAAAAGGTAGTTGAAGCTGTTTTAAACAAAGATAAAGAAATTGTTGATTCATATTTAATACTAAAACCTTACGAGATAATTGCTGGAAAGCCAATTATTGACGCGTATATGAAGGTTAATGAAGTTTTACTAACCTCAAATAAAGAACTATGTTTAGGATGTGACGATGCTCCAATAAATTACGAATTCTGCACTGGATGTGGAACATGCGTTGCTAAATGTCCAGCAAACGCTTTAACAATTGATGAAAAGCCAAAAGTCAATATAAGTAAGTGCATTAAGTGTGGAACTTGCTTCTTCAACTGTATAAGAGTAAAAGAGGCACTACCGAGCGAAGCGAGGTAG
- a CDS encoding Coenzyme F420 hydrogenase/dehydrogenase, beta subunit C-terminal domain encodes MKYLSAKSKLNIDAQDGGFTTTFLGYCLESEILDAVVVVKDKNWKPLAYLATNTVELLESPKSKYSISPNNKLLEYATENYDKVGLVGLPCHILGGLQYSLELKVGLFCTKNFSYDVLKNIIKEKFNISIDEIIKMNISKGKFIVETLKRSDLSHSEKVVYEIPIKEIEKLCNLGCRLCIDFSAKYADVSVGSVGSEDGWNTVIVRNKKVENIINEMIERDLIEVKETVDINMVKKLENIKMKNEEINKCSAYFAVCPSLF; translated from the coding sequence ATGAAATATCTTTCAGCAAAATCAAAGTTAAATATTGATGCCCAAGATGGGGGTTTCACTACAACATTTTTAGGTTATTGCTTAGAAAGTGAAATATTAGATGCAGTAGTAGTAGTCAAAGATAAAAATTGGAAACCACTTGCTTATTTAGCCACAAACACTGTTGAATTATTAGAATCTCCAAAGAGTAAATACTCTATCTCACCAAACAACAAGTTGTTAGAATATGCTACTGAAAATTATGATAAAGTTGGATTAGTTGGTTTGCCTTGCCATATATTAGGAGGTTTGCAATATAGTTTAGAATTAAAAGTTGGTTTATTCTGCACTAAAAACTTTTCCTATGATGTGTTAAAAAATATCATAAAAGAAAAATTTAATATTAGTATAGATGAAATCATTAAAATGAACATATCAAAAGGTAAGTTTATCGTTGAAACTTTAAAAAGGTCTGATTTATCTCATTCAGAAAAAGTTGTTTATGAAATTCCAATAAAAGAGATTGAAAAACTATGTAACTTAGGATGTAGGTTATGTATAGATTTCTCTGCCAAATATGCTGATGTATCAGTTGGAAGTGTTGGAAGTGAAGATGGATGGAACACCGTAATTGTAAGGAACAAAAAAGTTGAAAATATAATAAATGAAATGATTGAGAGAGATTTAATTGAAGTTAAAGAAACAGTTGATATAAATATGGTTAAAAAATTAGAAAACATCAAAATGAAAAATGAAGAGATAAATAAATGCTCAGCATACTTTGCAGTATGCCCATCTTTATTTTAA
- a CDS encoding CopG family ribbon-helix-helix protein: protein MVNVERISISFPKYLLKEIDKIVKKKGYSSRSELIRDAVRKYILENDLDKDGLISGIITVVYTPTKESMEKMSKLYFEYNEIVKTINQSYITTSCGKNKKVEIFVVEGNAEKIYEFYEQISKIDKKIYDKIVIF, encoded by the coding sequence ATGGTTAATGTTGAAAGAATTAGTATCTCATTTCCAAAGTATCTTTTAAAAGAGATTGACAAGATTGTTAAGAAGAAAGGCTATTCAAGTAGAAGTGAATTAATAAGAGACGCTGTAAGAAAGTATATTTTAGAAAATGACTTAGATAAAGATGGGTTAATCAGTGGGATTATTACAGTTGTATATACTCCTACAAAAGAGTCAATGGAAAAAATGAGTAAGTTATATTTTGAATATAATGAAATAGTTAAAACAATAAATCAATCATATATAACAACATCCTGTGGAAAAAATAAAAAAGTAGAAATTTTTGTTGTTGAGGGAAATGCAGAAAAAATTTATGAATTTTATGAACAAATATCAAAGATTGACAAAAAAATTTACGATAAAATTGTAATATTTTAG
- the hcp gene encoding hydroxylamine reductase produces the protein MEFTPRPTKMFCFQCQEAARNEGCTVVGVCGKKDNVANLQDLLIYTIKGLCYVCNKSNYLDDEVMEYIPKALFVTITNVNFDDKDVIDYIKKGVELREKVIEKANLNKEELPHCATWTYNDENDIIELSKAKEVSVLAEDNEDIRSLKELITYGIKGIGAYLSHAMHLGYNNEEIHKFIIKALAKLVECNDVDELFNLAMEAGKYAVDTLALLDKAHTETYGHPEITEVNLGVRDRPGILISGHDLKDLEQLLEQTKNTGVDVYTHCEMLPAHYYPFFKKYEHFVGNYGGSWPHQTEEFEKFNGPIILTTNCLVPPKDSYKDRVYVTNEVGYPGLKKIPIKEDGTKDFSEVIEHAKKCKPPTPLEEGKIVGGFAHNQVLALADKIVEAVKSGKIRKFVVMAGCDGRHKTREYYTEFAKKLPKDTVILTCGCAKYRFIKLDLGDIDGIPRVLDAGQCNDSYSLVVVALKLKEVLGLDDINELPIAYNISWYEQKAVAVLLALLYLGVKNIVLGPTLPAFLSPNVVKVLVEKFGISTISTVDEDIKRLVG, from the coding sequence ATGGAATTTACTCCAAGACCTACAAAGATGTTCTGTTTCCAATGCCAGGAAGCTGCAAGAAATGAGGGATGTACAGTAGTGGGAGTTTGTGGAAAAAAAGATAATGTAGCAAACCTTCAAGATTTGTTAATTTATACTATAAAAGGTTTATGCTATGTATGTAACAAATCTAACTACTTAGATGATGAAGTTATGGAATATATTCCAAAGGCTTTATTTGTAACAATAACAAATGTCAATTTTGATGATAAGGATGTTATTGATTATATAAAGAAAGGAGTAGAGTTGAGAGAAAAAGTTATTGAAAAAGCTAATTTAAATAAAGAAGAACTTCCTCACTGTGCTACATGGACTTATAATGATGAGAATGACATAATAGAATTATCAAAAGCAAAGGAAGTTAGTGTTTTAGCAGAAGATAATGAGGATATAAGGTCTTTAAAGGAACTCATAACTTATGGAATTAAGGGAATTGGGGCTTATTTAAGCCATGCAATGCATCTCGGTTATAACAATGAGGAAATTCACAAATTTATAATTAAAGCATTGGCAAAACTTGTTGAGTGCAATGATGTAGATGAACTTTTCAATTTAGCAATGGAAGCTGGAAAGTATGCAGTAGATACATTGGCATTATTAGATAAGGCACATACTGAAACCTATGGACATCCAGAAATAACAGAAGTTAATTTAGGAGTTAGAGACAGACCAGGAATATTGATTAGTGGGCATGATTTAAAAGATTTAGAGCAGTTATTAGAGCAAACTAAAAATACAGGGGTAGATGTCTATACACACTGTGAGATGTTACCAGCACATTACTATCCATTCTTCAAGAAGTATGAGCATTTCGTTGGAAACTACGGAGGTTCATGGCCACACCAAACAGAAGAGTTTGAGAAATTTAACGGACCTATAATATTAACAACAAACTGTTTAGTTCCACCAAAAGATTCATACAAAGATAGAGTTTATGTAACAAATGAAGTAGGCTACCCAGGATTGAAGAAAATCCCAATAAAAGAAGATGGGACTAAAGATTTCTCAGAAGTCATTGAACACGCTAAAAAATGTAAGCCACCAACACCACTTGAAGAAGGAAAAATCGTTGGAGGATTTGCTCACAACCAAGTATTGGCATTGGCAGATAAAATAGTTGAGGCGGTTAAAAGCGGAAAGATTAGAAAGTTTGTTGTAATGGCTGGATGTGATGGAAGACATAAAACAAGAGAGTATTATACAGAATTTGCTAAGAAGTTACCAAAAGATACGGTAATATTAACATGTGGATGTGCAAAATACAGATTCATTAAGTTAGACTTAGGAGACATTGATGGAATTCCAAGGGTATTAGATGCTGGGCAATGTAATGATAGTTACTCATTAGTAGTAGTTGCATTGAAATTGAAAGAAGTTCTTGGATTAGATGACATAAATGAACTCCCAATAGCCTATAATATCTCATGGTATGAGCAAAAGGCAGTTGCTGTATTATTGGCATTACTTTACTTAGGAGTTAAAAATATAGTGTTAGGTCCTACATTGCCTGCTTTCCTATCACCAAATGTAGTGAAAGTATTAGTTGAGAAGTTTGGAATCTCAACAATCTCAACAGTTGATGAAGATATTAAGAGATTAGTTGGATAA